Proteins from a single region of Apium graveolens cultivar Ventura chromosome 7, ASM990537v1, whole genome shotgun sequence:
- the LOC141672742 gene encoding tetraspanin-10: MSTGTSTFIIRWINFLTLLLAVGVLGFGVWMSMHHDSCRKSLTLPVLGLGGVIFLISIIGFLGAWKKNSILLWIYLVMLFLVLVAILVFTVLAFIITNNGSGHTVNGLKYKEYELRDYSSWFLKELNSTHNWKKLKSCLVKADDCNNLSKKYKTLKQYKLAKLTPIEAGCCRPPSKCGYPAVNASYYDLSFHPISADKDCKLYKNTKNVRCYNCDSCKAGVAQYMKTEWRVVAIFNLILFAVLSIIYFVGCCARRNASRSRSKV; the protein is encoded by the exons atgagtACAGGAACAAGCACATTTATAATCAGATGGATCAACTTTCTAACATTG CTATTAGCTGTAGGTGTCTTGGGTTTTGGGGTGTGGATGAGTATGCATCATGATAGCTGCCGGAAGTCTCTCACCCTTCCTGTTCTAGGCCTTGGCGGAGTAATCTTTTTGAT ATCTATTATTGGCTTCTTGGGTGCCTGGAAGAAGAACTCCATATTATTATGGATT TACTTGGTCATGCTCTTTCTCGTTTTGGTTGCCATTCTGGTTTTCACGGTCTTAGC GTTTATTATAACAAATAATGGCTCTGGACATACTGTAAATGGTTTGAA GTACAAGGAGTATGAACTTCGAGATTACAGTTCGTGGTTTTTGAAAGAG TTGAACAGCACACATAACTGGAAGAAACTGAAGAGTTGTCTCGTGAAAGCTGATGACTGCAATAACTTGTCAAAAAAATATAAG ACTTTAAAGCAATATAAATTAGCGAAATTAACTCCAATTGAAGCTGGTTGCTGTCGGCCACCATCCAA GTGTGGTTATCCTGCTGTGAATGCTTCCTACTATGACTTGAGTTTTCATCCAATAAGTGCTGACAAGGACTGCAAACTTTACAAAAATACCAAGAACGTCAGATGCTACAATTGTGATTCTTGCAA GGCTGGAGTTGCACAATACATGAAAACAGAATGGAGGGTGGTTGCCATCTTCAACTTGATTCTTTTTGCTGTCCTG TCTATAATCTACTTCGTCGGATGTTGTGCCAGACGAAATGCTTCAAGAAGCCGCTCAAAAGTTTAA
- the LOC141671071 gene encoding salutaridine reductase-like, with translation MTDCSNLSGRRCALVTGGNKGIGFEICKKLAANDIRVILTARNEKNGREAVEKLKLSGFSDVVFHQLDVKDPASIAALADYVERNFGKLDILVNNAAALGQVIANPQAFRSFKDGAAFNQVLDENAHLLEGILEENYELAEDCLRTNYYGAKAVTTELLPFLQLSHSARIVNVTSVYGKLMWIYNEKVKAELNDVESLTEEKIDKIVEWFLKDYKENNLKANGWPITVSAYKISKAAINAYTRLLARKYPSIRINCVHPGYCQTDITSETGPSTAEEGARGPAMAALLPDDGPSGIYFSEMQPSTF, from the exons ATGACAGACTGCAGCAATTTGAGCGGAAGAAG GTGTGCTCTTGTCACAGGAGGGAACAAAGGAATTGGCTTTGAGATATGCAAAAAGCTCGCTGCAAATGACATTAGAGTGATATTAACAGCAAGAAATGAGAAGAATGGAAGAGAAGCTGTTGAAAAACTCAAACTTTCCGGGTTCTCAGATGTTGTTTTTCATCAACTGGATGTTAAAGATCCGGCAAGTATTGCAGCATTAGCAGACTATGTAGAAAGAAATTTCGGAAAACTTGACATTCTG GTGAATAATGCAGCAGCTCTTGGACAAGTTATTGCAAACCCTCAAGCATTTAGATCCTTTAAAGATGGAGCAGCATTT AACCAGGTGCTCGATGAGAATGCACATCTATTAGAAGGGATTCTCGAAGAGAACTATGAACTGGCAGAAGATTGTCTCCGAACAAACTACTATGGAGCAAAAGCGGTGACTACTGAGCTGCTACCATTTCTTCAACTCTCCCATTCAGCAAGAATTGTGAATGTGACATCAGTATATGGCAAACTAATG TGGATATACAATGAGAAGGTGAAAGCAGAGTTGAATGATGTGGAGAGTTTAACAGAGGAGAAAATTGATAAGATTGTAGAGTGGTTTCTGAAGGACTACAAGGAGAACAACTTAAAGGCTAATGGTTGGCCTATTACAGTGTCAGCTTATAAAATATCAAAAGCAGCCATCAATGCCTATACTAGACTGCTAGCCAGAAAATACCCCAGTATTCGTATAAATTGTGTCCATCCGGGCTATTGCCAGACAGATATAACAAGTGAAACAGGACCCTCTACTGCTGAGGAAGGTGCTAGAGGTCCTGCAATGGCGGCACTCTTGCCAGATGATGGTCCTTCCGGCATCTACTTCTCTGAGATGCAACCATCAACCTTCTAG
- the LOC141670814 gene encoding osmotin-like protein TPM-1: MSYIPTLSLIIISTLVTARAAIFEIRNNCPYTVWAAASPGGGRQLNRNGVWWLYVAPGTKMARIWGRTGCNFDGSGRGSCQTGDCGGLTCTHWGVPPNTLAEYALNQYNNLDFFDISLVDGFNIPMQFGPTNNVGGGCRLLQCAANINRECPGPLRVAGGCNNPCTTFKEERYCCNNGPCGPTGYSRFFKDRCPTSYSYPKDDASSTFTCPGGTNYKVVFCP; this comes from the coding sequence ATGAGCTACATACCTACCCTTTCACTGATTATCATTTCGACGCTCGTGACTGCAAGAGCAGCCATTTTTGAAATCCGCAACAACTGTCCTTACACCGTGTGGGCTGCTGCCTCTCCAGGTGGAGGTCGTCAACTCAACCGTAATGGTGTATGGTGGTTATACGTCGCTCCTGGCACCAAAATGGCTCGTATTTGGGGTCGTACTGGTTGCAACTTCGATGGTTCTGGTAGAGGCTCGTGCCAGACTGGAGATTGTGGTGGCCTTACCTGCACACATTGGGGCGTACCACCTAATACATTAGCCGAATATGCATTAAACCAATACAACAACCTTGATTTTTTCGACATTTCATTAGTAGATGGCTTTAATATTCCTATGCAATTCGGCCCTACTAATAACGTTGGAGGAGGATGCAGACTACTCCAATGCGCAGCCAACATCAACAGGGAGTGCCCTGGCCCTTTACGAGTTGCTGGCGGGTGTAACAACCCGTGCACAACCTTTAAGGAGGAACGATATTGCTGCAATAACGGACCTTGTGGTCCGACAGGATATTCGAGGTTTTTTAAGGACAGGTGTCCTACTTCTTATAGTTATCCTAAAGATGATGCCTCTAGTACTTTTACTTGTCCTGGTGGTACTAACTATAAAGTTGTGTTCTGTCCTTGA